In Streptomyces sp. NBC_01439, the following are encoded in one genomic region:
- a CDS encoding glycoside hydrolase family 19 protein — protein sequence MRALRLRALALAAASALTAGLALALPSSPAVAAAPCAGAWTSSAVYTGGMNASYGGHNWQAKWWTQGETPGTTGQWGVWSDQGACGGGGQDPDPGNPNGFVVSEAQFNQMFPNRNPFYTYNGLVAALSAYPGFAKTGDDTTKRREAAAFLANVSHETGGLVHIVEQNTANYPHYCDASQPYGCPAGQAAYYGRGPIQLSWNFNYKAAGDALGINLLANPYLVEQDPAVAMKTALWYWNTQNGPGSMTAHAAMVNGAGFGETIRSINGALECNGGNPAQVQSRISKYQSFTQLLGVTPGNNLGC from the coding sequence ATGCGTGCGCTTCGCCTCCGCGCCCTCGCACTCGCCGCCGCCTCGGCCCTCACGGCCGGCCTCGCCCTCGCCCTCCCCTCCTCCCCCGCCGTCGCCGCGGCCCCCTGCGCCGGCGCCTGGACCTCCTCCGCCGTGTACACGGGTGGCATGAACGCCTCCTACGGCGGCCACAACTGGCAGGCGAAGTGGTGGACCCAGGGCGAAACGCCCGGCACCACCGGCCAGTGGGGCGTCTGGTCGGACCAGGGCGCCTGCGGCGGCGGGGGCCAGGACCCCGATCCGGGCAACCCCAACGGATTCGTGGTCTCCGAGGCCCAGTTCAACCAGATGTTCCCGAACCGGAACCCCTTCTACACCTACAACGGCCTGGTCGCGGCGCTGTCCGCCTACCCCGGGTTCGCCAAGACCGGTGACGACACCACCAAGCGGCGCGAGGCAGCGGCCTTCCTCGCGAACGTGTCCCACGAGACGGGCGGACTCGTGCACATCGTCGAGCAGAACACCGCCAACTACCCCCACTACTGCGACGCGAGCCAGCCGTACGGCTGTCCCGCCGGCCAGGCCGCCTACTACGGCCGCGGACCCATCCAGCTCAGTTGGAACTTCAACTACAAGGCCGCCGGTGACGCCCTCGGCATCAACCTGCTCGCCAACCCGTACCTCGTGGAGCAGGATCCGGCCGTCGCCATGAAGACGGCGCTCTGGTACTGGAACACCCAGAACGGCCCGGGCAGCATGACCGCGCACGCCGCCATGGTGAACGGCGCGGGCTTCGGGGAGACCATCCGCTCGATCAACGGCGCCCTGGAGTGCAACGGCGGCAACCCCGCCCAGGTCCAGAGCCGCATCTCGAAGTACCAGAGCTTCACGCAGCTGCTCGGGGTGACCCCCGGGAACAACCTCGGCTGCTGA